The following are from one region of the Capsicum annuum cultivar UCD-10X-F1 chromosome 1, UCD10Xv1.1, whole genome shotgun sequence genome:
- the LOC107856211 gene encoding 50S ribosomal protein L34, chloroplastic, with product MACLSVGSWVCSGIGGIHRTSASSRSLLTVTAPSSRMTSLKMASTCPGLLHCSFLPSSPLSTLSASTSFSGSSLGLGFGFNSNIGVSTTKRRGLVVMAKKYALCQTKRNRSRKSLARTHGFRKRMSTTSGRATIQRRRAKGRWDLCPKSSPRTGKKA from the exons ATGGCTTGTTTATCAGTAGGAAGTTGGGTATGTTCAGGAATAGGAGGAATTCACCGCACATCCGCTTCTTCGCGTTCTTTACTTACTGTTACTGCTCCTTCCTCAAGAATGACATCTTTGAAAATGGCCTCAACATGCCCCGGTTTGCTTCACTGTTCTTTCCTTCCTTCTTCTCCACTCTCTACCTTATCTGCTTCAACTTCCTTCTCTG GTTCATCACTTGGCTTGGGCTTTGGCTTCAATTCCAACATTGGAGTGAGCACCACCAAAAGGCGTGGCCTGGTGGTGATGGCAAAGAAGTATGCTCTTTGTCAGACTAAGAGGAATAGATCAAGGAAGTCGTTGGCTCGAACACATGGTTTTCGCAAGCGGATGAGCACCACCAGTGGCAGAGCAACTATTCAGCGCAGACGTGCAAAAGGCCGATGGGATCTCTGCCCAAAGTCTTCACCTAGAACTGGGAAAAAAGCTTAA